The Rhodopseudomonas palustris genome window below encodes:
- a CDS encoding DUF3617 domain-containing protein, whose protein sequence is MSRRHLSRIWLLSLLLAAPVTAAQAIDLPTRKPGLWELKMQGSGSGQNVAIQHCTDETIDKKMNAAVQPLATEACSAPTIQKTATGYTNDSVCKVAGMTTTSHAEITGDFNSAYTVKVTSQNENPLPGVPKESATTLDAKWLGPCKDGQKPGDIVMPGGIKMNIADMDKLKALLPKSK, encoded by the coding sequence ATGAGCCGTCGCCATCTGTCTCGCATCTGGCTGCTTTCCTTGCTGCTCGCCGCGCCAGTGACGGCGGCGCAGGCGATCGACCTGCCGACCCGCAAGCCGGGACTGTGGGAGCTGAAGATGCAGGGCTCCGGCTCCGGGCAGAACGTCGCGATCCAGCACTGCACCGACGAGACCATCGACAAAAAGATGAACGCGGCGGTGCAGCCGCTGGCCACCGAAGCCTGCTCAGCGCCGACGATCCAGAAGACCGCGACCGGCTACACCAACGATTCGGTGTGCAAGGTCGCTGGAATGACCACGACCTCGCACGCTGAGATCACCGGTGACTTCAATTCGGCCTACACGGTCAAGGTGACATCGCAGAACGAGAACCCGCTGCCCGGCGTTCCCAAGGAGTCCGCCACGACGCTCGATGCGAAGTGGCTCGGCCCCTGCAAGGACGGCCAGAAGCCCGGCGACATCGTGATGCCCGGCGGGATCAAGATGAACATCGCCGACATGGACAAGCTGAAGGCGCTGTTGCCGAAGTCGAAGTGA
- a CDS encoding TonB-dependent receptor: protein MSSRLKTGLLLGTATLAVCSTGAPAARAQTALPEVTVTAPSPIQRRHHTEAKPRPATRVAAPARQRGPAPAETPPVAQATPAPQPGILPIVTDQFATVTVVPNEEIRRSGGGTLGDLLGNKPGISASQYAPGGASRPIIRGLDVNRVSIIENGTGSNGASDLGEDHFVPVDPLSTNQVEVIRGPATLRYGSTAIGGVVSATNNRIPDALPPCAQPFQSYGLAKPPTLFGGAGCMNGEVRSAVSSVDRGVEGAVLLDAGGNNVAVHTDVYGRNAGDYNVPSYPYAAPGMPFNGRQPNSAATAAGASVGGSYLFDGGFIGASITQNNSLYHIPGVEGSQVGTRIDAKQTKFNAKGEYRPDAAAIDAIRFWVGATDYKHNEVGQATAGDPTTDGVRQTFTNREQEGRLEVQLAPFNAGFAAITTAVGIQASHQELTAPSPDDPGSPLNGLFDPNKNTKAAGYVFNELQFTNTTKAQVAGRIEHVELSGTTPAFVPEIFDLNTDPSAIGPATQRNLSFTPKSFSVGLIQALPWDLSASITGQYVERAPKPAELFSRGGHDATATFDIGNPNLKIETAKSVEVGLRRATGPFRFEITAYYTQFSGFIYRRLTGNTCDDASCVDPGTGTLELNQAIYSQRDATFKGGEFQSQIDVAQLYGGTFGIENQFDIVRATFADGTNVPRIPPMRVGGGLFWRDANWLMKVNLLHAFAQNDVAPIAETTTPGYNLLKAEVSYRTKLDPNAWGAREMLVGIVGNNLLNENIRIATSYSKDNVLMPGIGVRAFANLKF from the coding sequence ATGTCATCTCGCCTCAAGACCGGGCTGCTGCTCGGCACCGCAACGCTCGCCGTGTGCAGCACCGGCGCGCCGGCAGCGCGCGCCCAAACCGCCCTCCCCGAAGTCACCGTCACAGCGCCGAGCCCGATTCAGCGCCGCCACCACACCGAAGCGAAGCCGCGTCCGGCGACGCGCGTCGCGGCTCCGGCAAGGCAGCGCGGCCCCGCACCCGCCGAGACGCCGCCCGTCGCCCAGGCCACCCCGGCGCCGCAGCCCGGCATCCTGCCGATCGTCACCGACCAGTTCGCCACCGTCACGGTGGTGCCGAACGAAGAAATCCGCCGCAGCGGCGGCGGCACGCTCGGCGACCTGCTCGGCAACAAACCCGGCATCAGCGCCTCGCAATACGCGCCCGGCGGCGCCAGCCGCCCGATCATCCGCGGCCTCGACGTCAACCGTGTCAGCATCATCGAGAACGGCACCGGCAGCAACGGCGCGTCCGACCTCGGCGAAGACCACTTCGTGCCGGTCGATCCGCTCTCCACCAATCAGGTCGAAGTGATCCGCGGCCCGGCCACGCTGCGCTACGGCTCGACCGCGATCGGCGGCGTCGTCAGCGCCACCAACAACCGGATTCCCGACGCGCTGCCGCCCTGCGCGCAGCCGTTCCAGAGCTATGGGCTGGCGAAGCCGCCGACGCTGTTCGGCGGCGCCGGCTGCATGAACGGCGAAGTCCGCAGCGCCGTCAGCTCGGTCGATCGCGGCGTCGAAGGCGCGGTGCTGCTCGATGCCGGCGGCAACAACGTCGCGGTCCATACCGACGTCTATGGCCGCAATGCCGGCGACTACAACGTGCCGAGCTATCCGTATGCGGCGCCCGGCATGCCGTTCAACGGTCGTCAGCCGAACTCCGCCGCGACTGCCGCGGGCGCCTCGGTCGGCGGCTCGTATCTGTTCGACGGCGGCTTCATCGGCGCGTCGATCACCCAGAACAATTCGCTGTATCACATCCCCGGTGTCGAAGGTTCGCAGGTCGGCACCCGGATCGACGCCAAGCAGACCAAGTTCAATGCCAAGGGCGAGTATCGCCCGGATGCGGCCGCGATCGACGCGATCCGGTTCTGGGTCGGCGCCACCGACTACAAGCACAACGAAGTCGGTCAGGCCACGGCCGGCGATCCGACCACCGACGGCGTGCGCCAGACCTTCACCAATCGTGAGCAGGAAGGCCGGCTCGAGGTGCAGCTCGCGCCGTTCAACGCCGGCTTCGCGGCGATCACCACCGCGGTCGGCATTCAGGCCAGCCATCAGGAACTGACGGCGCCGAGCCCGGACGATCCGGGCAGCCCGCTGAACGGTCTGTTCGATCCGAACAAGAACACCAAGGCGGCCGGCTACGTCTTCAACGAGCTGCAGTTCACCAACACCACCAAGGCGCAGGTCGCCGGCCGCATCGAGCATGTCGAGCTGTCCGGCACCACGCCGGCGTTCGTGCCGGAGATCTTCGACCTCAACACCGATCCGAGCGCGATCGGCCCCGCCACCCAGCGCAACCTGTCGTTCACGCCGAAGAGCTTCAGCGTCGGCCTGATCCAGGCGCTGCCGTGGGATCTGTCGGCGAGCATCACCGGGCAATATGTCGAGCGCGCGCCGAAGCCGGCCGAACTGTTCTCGCGCGGCGGCCACGACGCCACCGCCACCTTCGACATCGGCAATCCCAACCTGAAGATCGAAACCGCCAAGTCGGTCGAGGTCGGGCTGCGCCGCGCCACCGGACCGTTCCGGTTCGAGATCACCGCCTACTACACGCAGTTCAGCGGCTTCATCTATCGGCGGCTGACCGGCAACACTTGCGACGACGCCTCCTGCGTCGATCCAGGCACAGGCACGCTGGAATTGAACCAGGCGATCTACTCGCAGCGTGACGCCACCTTCAAGGGCGGCGAATTCCAGAGCCAGATCGACGTCGCCCAGCTCTATGGCGGCACCTTCGGCATCGAGAACCAGTTCGACATCGTGCGGGCGACCTTCGCGGACGGCACCAACGTGCCGCGAATTCCGCCGATGCGGGTCGGCGGCGGCCTGTTCTGGCGCGACGCCAACTGGCTGATGAAGGTCAACCTGCTGCACGCCTTCGCGCAGAACGACGTGGCGCCGATCGCCGAAACGACGACGCCCGGCTACAACCTGCTGAAGGCCGAAGTCAGCTACCGGACCAAGCTCGACCCCAACGCCTGGGGCGCGCGCGAGATGCTGGTCGGCATTGTCGGCAACAATCTGCTCAACGAAAACATCCGGATCGCGACGTCCTACAGCAAGGACAACGTGCTGATGCCCGGCATCGGCGTACGGGCGTTCGCGAACCTGAAGTTCTGA
- a CDS encoding TonB-dependent receptor, which translates to MLCHIKRGLAASSSATLLLAALSSPGLAQSAAPASRGATPLPEIDVIQPQRAPHPARRPKTQTAARARRGTATASPQHDNQTPPQTAAQAVAAKHAGFDAARQAIFAPNGASAFDVNHEAILALPQGANATLDKVLLQAPGVSQDSAASGDLHVRNEHANVQYRINGIALPDGVSGFGQMLDTSLVGRLTLLTGALPAQYGLRTAGVVDITTRTDAFNNSGTVSVYGGSRQTITPSVEYGGTAGNTQYFVSGRYFGTGLGLENPTSSPNAIHDDSQQGRGFAYLSTVIDDTTRLTFIGGGSANNYQIPNNPGQTPGFTAFGVSNFDSARLNETQRERNGFGVLALQKSINGFDLQLSAFSRYSTLHFTPDTIGDLVFNGVASDVYRKSVASGIQADGSYRLSDAHTLRGGFQVTAEQSRVTNSSVVLPLDDSGNPLDAPFGVVDSSSKLGWLFSTYLQDEWRVTNTVTLNSGLRFDQMNEYTSANQLSPRISLTWKPFEDTTFHAGYSRNFTPPVQVLAAPTNLALVQNTTQQPAVNASSPVLPERSNVFDVGVTQKLLPGLEVGIDTYYKTARDLLDDGQFGAAYVLSAFNYDRAENVGIEFKGAYTSGNFRIYGNLALARQIATKVVSNQYLFDPDELAYIASNYIYTDHAQLVTASAGASYRWHDTNFSASMIYGSGLRSGFANIGSLPSYTQVNLGVSHDFHLVSATKPTTVRFDVVNLFDSVYEIRDGSGIGVFAPQYGPRRGFYVGLAQKF; encoded by the coding sequence ATGCTTTGTCACATCAAACGCGGCCTTGCGGCGTCGAGCTCAGCCACGCTGCTGTTAGCCGCTCTGAGTTCACCCGGTCTGGCCCAGAGCGCGGCGCCGGCCAGTCGCGGTGCGACACCGCTTCCGGAAATCGACGTGATCCAGCCGCAGCGTGCGCCCCACCCGGCTCGGCGTCCGAAGACTCAAACCGCGGCCCGGGCGCGGCGCGGAACGGCGACCGCCTCGCCGCAGCACGACAACCAAACGCCGCCGCAAACCGCGGCACAAGCCGTCGCGGCCAAACATGCGGGCTTCGATGCTGCGCGGCAGGCGATCTTCGCGCCGAATGGCGCCAGCGCCTTCGACGTCAATCACGAGGCCATCCTGGCACTGCCGCAAGGCGCCAATGCGACGCTCGACAAGGTGCTGCTGCAGGCGCCGGGCGTGTCGCAGGACTCCGCCGCGAGCGGCGATCTGCATGTCCGCAACGAGCACGCCAATGTGCAGTACCGCATCAACGGCATCGCGTTGCCCGACGGCGTCAGCGGCTTCGGCCAGATGCTCGACACCTCGCTGGTCGGGCGACTGACCCTGCTCACCGGCGCGCTGCCGGCGCAATACGGCCTGCGGACCGCCGGGGTCGTCGATATCACCACGCGCACCGACGCCTTCAACAACAGCGGTACCGTCAGCGTCTATGGCGGCAGCCGCCAGACCATCACGCCGAGCGTCGAATATGGCGGCACGGCCGGCAACACCCAGTACTTCGTCTCCGGCCGTTACTTCGGAACAGGCCTTGGGCTGGAAAACCCGACCTCGTCGCCGAACGCGATCCACGACGATTCCCAGCAGGGTAGAGGATTCGCGTATCTGTCGACCGTGATCGACGACACGACGCGGCTGACCTTCATCGGGGGCGGCTCGGCCAACAACTACCAGATCCCCAACAACCCGGGCCAGACGCCGGGCTTCACGGCGTTCGGCGTATCGAACTTCGACTCGGCGCGGCTCAACGAAACCCAGCGCGAGCGCAACGGCTTCGGCGTTCTGGCGCTGCAGAAGTCGATCAATGGCTTCGACCTGCAGCTATCGGCGTTCTCGCGCTATAGCACGCTGCACTTCACGCCCGACACGATCGGCGATCTGGTGTTCAACGGCGTCGCCTCGGACGTCTATCGCAAGAGCGTCGCCAGCGGCATCCAGGCCGACGGCTCGTACCGGCTCAGCGACGCACATACGCTGCGCGGAGGCTTCCAGGTCACCGCCGAGCAAAGCCGCGTGACCAACTCCTCGGTGGTGCTGCCGCTCGACGACAGCGGCAATCCGCTGGACGCGCCGTTCGGCGTCGTCGACTCCAGCAGCAAGCTCGGCTGGCTGTTCAGCACCTATCTGCAGGACGAATGGCGGGTCACCAACACGGTGACGCTGAACTCCGGCTTGCGGTTCGACCAGATGAACGAATACACGAGCGCCAACCAGCTCAGCCCGCGCATCAGCCTGACCTGGAAGCCGTTCGAGGACACCACGTTCCACGCCGGCTATTCACGCAACTTCACACCGCCCGTACAGGTGCTGGCGGCGCCCACCAATCTGGCGCTGGTGCAGAACACCACGCAGCAGCCCGCCGTCAACGCGAGCAGCCCGGTGCTGCCTGAACGCTCGAACGTGTTCGATGTCGGCGTCACGCAGAAGCTGCTGCCCGGCCTCGAAGTCGGCATCGACACCTACTACAAGACCGCGCGCGATCTGCTCGACGACGGCCAGTTCGGCGCCGCCTATGTGCTGTCGGCGTTCAACTACGACCGCGCCGAGAATGTCGGCATCGAGTTCAAGGGCGCGTACACCAGCGGCAACTTTCGGATCTACGGCAATCTGGCGCTGGCCCGGCAGATCGCCACCAAGGTCGTCTCCAACCAGTATCTGTTCGATCCGGACGAGCTCGCCTACATCGCCAGCAACTACATCTACACCGACCATGCCCAGCTGGTGACCGCTTCGGCCGGCGCATCGTATCGCTGGCACGACACCAATTTCAGCGCGTCGATGATCTACGGCAGCGGACTTCGCTCCGGCTTCGCCAATATCGGCTCGCTGCCGTCCTACACCCAGGTCAATCTCGGCGTGTCGCACGACTTCCATCTGGTGAGCGCCACCAAGCCGACCACGGTGCGGTTCGACGTCGTCAACCTGTTCGACAGCGTGTACGAAATCCGCGACGGCTCGGGGATCGGCGTGTTCGCGCCGCAATACGGTCCGCGGCGCGGCTTCTATGTCGGCCTGGCGCAGAAGTTCTGA
- a CDS encoding GNAT family N-acetyltransferase: protein MSDLKLTILPESPNDAQAIERLHERTFGPGRFVLSAYRLREHVDHLPELSFTAWIGTLLVGSVRQLPILVGDTPALLLGPLTVEPPFRSRGVGRLLLDRAISDARAQGHKLIVLVGDEPYYSRVGFKRIPKGRVTMPGPVDAARLLVLELAEGAFEGVGGAIRPDWSKAR, encoded by the coding sequence ATGTCCGATCTGAAACTCACCATTCTGCCCGAATCCCCGAACGACGCGCAGGCCATCGAGCGGCTGCACGAGCGCACCTTCGGGCCCGGCCGCTTCGTGCTCAGCGCCTATCGGCTGCGCGAGCATGTCGATCATCTCCCGGAGCTGTCGTTCACCGCCTGGATCGGCACGCTGCTGGTCGGCTCGGTGCGGCAGTTGCCGATCCTGGTCGGCGACACGCCGGCGCTGCTGCTCGGTCCGCTGACGGTGGAGCCGCCGTTCCGCTCGCGCGGCGTCGGCCGGCTGCTGCTCGACCGCGCCATCTCGGATGCGCGCGCGCAGGGCCACAAGCTGATCGTGCTGGTCGGCGACGAGCCGTATTACAGCCGGGTCGGCTTCAAGCGGATTCCGAAAGGCCGCGTCACCATGCCCGGCCCGGTCGATGCGGCTCGCCTCTTGGTGCTCGAACTCGCCGAAGGCGCGTTCGAAGGCGTCGGCGGCGCGATCCGCCCGGATTGGAGCAAGGCGCGCTGA